The window ATATTCTCTAGATCTTGCCATGACATGCTTACCCCCTATCAACTATGACCATTGAACGAAGTTCACAGTTGGCAAAGCTGCATATGCAGATCACAGACAACATCAATTAGTTCAGAAGAATGAAAAACTGAATCAGGAATGTCTCTGTGCCCGGACATTTAGTGAGCAGAACATCAGAAAACTCTAGCAGCTTGTATTTTAAGTTGACAATTCAATATGATTAAGTCAATAAACACTTACTGTTTGCATATCTCACTCTTCACTAATGGATTACAATCATTCCCAAATGCACTTAAAGCATGAAACAAGAACCCACTATGAGAAACAACTGCTATCTCCTTCTCTTTCCGAGTGCAAAGCCTGcagaaggataaaaaaaaaaaaaaaaaacttgccaGTAAATAACTAAACACATCGCATTCAATGGAAATTACAAATCATGTGGATTAGAGAGTTAGTCATGATATAGCTACTAAGATGCATTTAGATGTCctgtttaaaaaagttaattcCACTTCATTATCATTAGCATTTGACTGTACAAATAAGGACTGATTGCCCAGTAGAATTAGTCATAATCAAGTAAACTATTTCAAATTCCAGGTAGAACAGAGCGCCCACTAATTAAAAGTCATCATGATACTTGCAAAGTAAAGGTGAAAACCACACACTGAACAATTTGCAAGAGGCAACAGCACAATGATGCCTAAAACAAAAGCATACACCAGTTAGGATAACCTGTGAAGAATCCACATTATCAGCATCTTGGGTTCAATCACCTCATGTGAAACTAGAATTTTTTTGGTGAAGCCATAAGAAACCTGAGCCATTAAGCTCCATAGATATATTTATTCAACTAATTAGCTTCCATGGAAGCTTAAACAAATAACTTGCAGATGGGCAAGCCACACTGATTTTCTGAGGATATTCAAGCCAATGCCGCAGTtaggaaaatttatatatttgtaaaaagaCATAAGGCACATACCAATTCATAAACTTCATTCCCCTAGAAGCgacatcttcattcttctctcgAACATCCGCCGTCCACAAAATATCATCATCACTTTCTATCTGGACAAATATCCAAACATTATCCATAGGAAAACTCCCTTTCAGTTCAAGTGCGGTTACCAACCAAGATAATAGCTACAGGAAATTAAGAACCAATTATGTAAACGTACTCACCAGTGAAAAATCAATTGCAGGAAAAAGAGGCCGATACTCATGAATGCTTCTCCTCTTGTCACATGGGTGAACTCCCTGTAGCAGAAAGTAAAACGAAGAGgaacaagaaaattgaaatgttaaccaaaaaggaaaagcctgaaaacaattttccaaTTGTTCCTTCGTGGAATGCCAGGATAGACATGTAAAATCCAGTAAGTGCATTCATACTTCTTTTTGTATGTTTTATAAATGCAGAAAGTTTAATTCTGAGGAATCTGAACTTCAGGAAAACTTGGATGTTCATGATAATAAAAGAACAATCAATAATGCACCAAGAAGACAAGTTAACCAGTATACTCCCAACATTTTTTCATGATGGCCCAAAGAATTTGGTAAGTTGAGAAAGGTATACATCAGTTTCAGACGCAATTATGCAACATTGATATAGGTTCGCAAGGTGTTTTAGGTATCTCAGCATGTTAAAGTTCTTCGTAAATCGCTTTTATAATGTTAATAAAGAGCATGTTCTTAGAATGATTATAGTAACCCTCTTTGTATCCACAGTGTGCAAATTTAGGTACCCTTCATTGATACCAAAAGACATACCAAATGTTCTCGACAAAGCTCTAATGCAAGAAATGGCGGGCGATTTAGACTTGAAATTGCAGGTCGTTCACTGTTCCCAACATTTGCCACCATTAATGGAGTTACATCTATCCCATCTATGTAGCTTTCGCCACCAAAAACTCCAGCTGCTGTTTGCATGGTCCTATAATGCAACAATGAGTTATCAACCCATAGGCTATAATATAATGTTTCAAACAAATAAAAGGTGCAAAGTTTTAAGTAAACGAGAATCATTCGATGGAAATTAGCTTGATGTTCCATGGACAAAGAAAATTCACAAGATGACCTGGATCCATACTAAGAGAACATattccaattttcgaataaAACTGATGGTCAGAAAAATAAGGCTTGGTAAATAATTCATAGAAAAAGTGTATTGAAAATCATGAGAGTTTGAGCAAGAATCTCCATAAAGAGTACCTCAGCAAAGGGGAAACAACAACTAGTTCAACCTTCTTCAAAAGCCCACATGCCTGAACATGCTTGTGCAGATTATCTACCTGTTACAATACCACAAAATCATTCTAAAGCTTTCATTTTAGATTTGGAAAGAGAACATGTAGTCAAATTCTCAAATAAGAAAGGCCAGGGCAAAGACCTTATTTGATTCTCAACTAAACATGCTCTCTTCATTTAAAAAACCA is drawn from Vitis riparia cultivar Riparia Gloire de Montpellier isolate 1030 chromosome 18, EGFV_Vit.rip_1.0, whole genome shotgun sequence and contains these coding sequences:
- the LOC117905913 gene encoding phosphoglycerate mutase-like protein isoform X2, with amino-acid sequence MAQFWTHNMDATVGQGLYPLHRCKTIHLVRHAQGIHNVEGEKDHSAYLSQELFDAHLTPLGWQQVDNLHKHVQACGLLKKVELVVVSPLLRTMQTAAGVFGGESYIDGIDVTPLMVANVGNSERPAISSLNRPPFLALELCREHLGVHPCDKRRSIHEYRPLFPAIDFSLIESDDDILWTADVREKNEDVASRGMKFMNWLCTRKEKEIAVVSHSGFLFHALSAFGNDCNPLVKSEICKHFANCELRSMVIVDRGMIGSDSSTTNYPGKIPHGLDLPSDVANDKHPKEKGVPN
- the LOC117905913 gene encoding phosphoglycerate mutase-like protein isoform X1 yields the protein MTFSTHFPPSLIPTPIFKPATIAASPSSYSPLLPKIRPSSSVLRCSSISDMDATVGQGLYPLHRCKTIHLVRHAQGIHNVEGEKDHSAYLSQELFDAHLTPLGWQQVDNLHKHVQACGLLKKVELVVVSPLLRTMQTAAGVFGGESYIDGIDVTPLMVANVGNSERPAISSLNRPPFLALELCREHLGVHPCDKRRSIHEYRPLFPAIDFSLIESDDDILWTADVREKNEDVASRGMKFMNWLCTRKEKEIAVVSHSGFLFHALSAFGNDCNPLVKSEICKHFANCELRSMVIVDRGMIGSDSSTTNYPGKIPHGLDLPSDVANDKHPKEKGVPN